The following coding sequences lie in one Raphanus sativus chloroplast, complete genome genomic window:
- the psaB gene encoding photosystem I P700 chlorophyll a apoprotein A2 gives MALRFPRFSQGLAQDPTTRRIWFGIATAHDFESHDDITEERLYQNIFASHFGQLAIIFLWTSGNLFHVAWQGNFETWIQDPLHVRPIAHAIWDPHFGQPAVEAFTRGGALGPVNIAYSGVYQWWYTIGLRTNEDLYTGALFLLFLSALSLIGGWLHLQPKWKPRVSWFKNAESRLNHHLSGLFGVSSLAWTGHLVHVAIPASRGEYVRWNNFLSVLPHPQGLGPLFTGQWNLYAQNPDSSSHLFGTSQGSGTAILTLLGGFHPQTQSLWLTDMAHHHLAIAILFLIAGHMYRTNFGIGHSIKDLLEAHIPPGGRLGRGHKGLYDTINNSIHFQLGLALASLGVITSLVAQHMYSLPAYAFIAQDFTTQAALYTHHQYIAGFIMTGAFAHGAIFFIRDYNPEQNEDNVLARMLDHKEAIISHLSWASLFLGFHTLGLYVHNDVMLAFGTPEKQILIEPIFAQWIQSAHGKTSYGFDVLLSSTNGPAFNAGRSIWLPGWLNAINENSNSLFLTIGPGDFLVHHAIALGLHTTTLILVKGALDARGSKLMPDKKDFGYSFPCDGPGRGGTCDISAWDAFYLAVFWMLNTIGWVTFYWHWKHITLWQGNVSQFNESSTYLMGWLRDYLWLNSSQLINGYNPFGMNSLSVWAWMFLFGHLVWATGFMFLISWRGYWQELIETLAWAHERTPLANLIRWKDKPVALSIVQARLVGLAHFSVGYIFTYAAFLIASTSGKFG, from the coding sequence ATGGCATTAAGATTTCCAAGGTTTAGCCAAGGCTTAGCTCAGGACCCCACTACTCGTCGTATTTGGTTTGGTATTGCTACCGCACATGACTTCGAGAGTCATGATGATATTACTGAAGAACGTCTTTATCAGAATATTTTTGCTTCTCATTTCGGGCAATTAGCAATAATTTTTCTGTGGACTTCCGGAAATTTGTTTCATGTAGCTTGGCAAGGAAATTTTGAGACATGGATACAAGACCCTTTACATGTAAGACCGATTGCTCATGCTATTTGGGATCCTCATTTTGGTCAACCGGCTGTGGAAGCATTTACTCGAGGAGGTGCTCTTGGCCCGGTGAATATAGCTTATTCTGGTGTTTATCAGTGGTGGTATACAATCGGTTTACGTACTAATGAAGATCTTTATACTGGAGCTCTTTTTCTATTATTTCTTTCTGCCCTATCCTTAATAGGGGGTTGGTTACACCTACAACCAAAATGGAAACCAAGAGTTTCATGGTTCAAAAATGCTGAATCTCGTCTGAATCATCATTTGTCAGGACTATTCGGGGTAAGCTCCTTGGCTTGGACAGGTCATTTAGTACATGTTGCTATTCCTGCATCCAGGGGGGAATATGTTCGATGGAATAATTTCTTAAGTGTATTACCGCATCCCCAAGGGTTAGGCCCGCTTTTTACGGGTCAGTGGAATCTGTATGCTCAAAACCCCGATTCAAGTAGTCATTTATTTGGTACCTCCCAAGGATCAGGAACTGCCATTCTAACCCTTCTTGGGGGATTCCATCCACAAACGCAAAGTTTATGGCTAACCGATATGGCCCATCATCATCTAGCTATCGCAATTCTTTTCCTCATTGCGGGTCATATGTATAGAACTAACTTTGGAATCGGACACAGTATAAAAGATCTTTTAGAAGCACATATTCCTCCGGGAGGACGATTGGGGCGTGGGCATAAGGGTCTTTATGACACAATCAATAATTCGATTCATTTTCAATTAGGCCTTGCTCTAGCCTCCTTAGGAGTTATTACTTCCTTGGTAGCTCAACACATGTACTCTTTACCTGCTTATGCGTTCATAGCGCAAGATTTTACGACTCAAGCTGCGTTATATACCCATCACCAATACATTGCAGGATTCATCATGACAGGAGCTTTTGCTCATGGCGCTATATTTTTTATTAGAGATTACAATCCAGAACAGAATGAGGATAACGTATTGGCAAGAATGTTAGACCATAAAGAAGCTATCATATCCCATTTAAGTTGGGCCAGCCTCTTTCTAGGGTTCCATACTTTGGGACTTTATGTTCATAATGACGTCATGCTTGCTTTTGGTACTCCCGAAAAACAAATCTTGATCGAACCCATATTTGCCCAATGGATACAATCCGCTCATGGGAAAACTTCATATGGATTTGATGTACTTTTATCTTCGACAAATGGCCCAGCATTTAATGCGGGTCGAAGCATATGGTTGCCCGGCTGGTTAAATGCTATTAATGAGAATAGTAATTCATTATTCTTAACAATAGGTCCTGGAGATTTCTTGGTTCATCATGCTATTGCTTTAGGTTTACATACAACTACATTGATCTTAGTAAAAGGTGCTTTAGATGCACGTGGTTCCAAGTTAATGCCAGATAAAAAGGATTTCGGGTATAGTTTTCCTTGCGATGGTCCGGGACGAGGTGGTACTTGTGATATTTCGGCTTGGGACGCATTTTATTTGGCAGTTTTTTGGATGTTAAATACTATTGGATGGGTTACTTTTTATTGGCATTGGAAACACATCACATTATGGCAAGGTAACGTTTCACAGTTTAATGAATCTTCCACTTATTTGATGGGATGGTTAAGAGATTATCTATGGTTAAACTCTTCACAACTTATCAATGGATATAACCCTTTTGGTATGAATAGTTTATCAGTCTGGGCATGGATGTTCTTATTTGGGCATCTTGTTTGGGCTACTGGATTTATGTTCTTAATTTCCTGGCGTGGTTATTGGCAGGAATTGATTGAAACTTTAGCATGGGCTCATGAACGTACACCTTTGGCAAATTTGATTCGATGGAAAGATAAACCAGTAGCTCTTTCAATTGTGCAAGCAAGATTGGTTGGATTAGCTCACTTTTCTGTAGGTTATATATTCACTTATGCGGCTTTCTTGATTGCCTCCACGTCGGGCAAATTCGGTTAA
- the rps14 gene encoding ribosomal protein S14 yields the protein MAKKSLIYREKKRQKLEQKYHLIRRSSKKEISEIPSLSEKWKIHGKLQSPPRNSAPTRLHRRCFSTGRPRANYRDFGLSGHILREMVQACLLPGATRSSW from the coding sequence ATGGCAAAGAAAAGTTTGATTTATAGGGAGAAGAAGAGGCAAAAATTGGAACAAAAATATCATTTGATTCGTCGATCCTCAAAAAAGGAAATAAGTGAGATTCCGTCGCTAAGTGAGAAGTGGAAAATTCATGGAAAATTACAATCCCCACCGCGTAATAGTGCACCTACACGTCTTCATCGACGTTGCTTTTCGACCGGAAGACCGAGAGCTAACTATCGAGACTTTGGACTATCTGGACACATCCTTCGGGAAATGGTTCAGGCATGTTTGTTGCCAGGGGCAACAAGATCAAGCTGGTAA
- the psaA gene encoding photosystem I P700 chlorophyll a apoprotein A1, producing the protein MIIRSPEPEVKILVDRDPIKTSFEEWAKPGHFSRTIAKGPDTTTWIWNLHADAHDFDSHTSDLEEISRKVFSAHFGQLSIIFLWLSGMYFHGARFSNYEAWLSDPTHIGPSAQVVWPIVGQEILNGDVGGGFRGIQITSGFFQLWRASGITSELQLYCTAIGALVFAALMLFAGWFHYHKAAPKLAWFQDVESMLNHHLAGLLGLGSLSWAGHQVHVSLPINQFLNAGVDPKEIPLPHEFILNRDLLAQLYPSFAEGATPFFTLNWSKYSDFLTFRGGLDPVTGGLWLTDTAHHHLAIAILFLIAGHMYRTNWGIGHGLKDILEAHKGPFTGQGHKGLYEILTTSWHAQLSLNLAMLGSLTIVVAHHMYSMPPYPYLATDYATQLSLFTHHMWIGGFLIVGAAAHAAIFMVRDYDPTNRYNDLLDRVLRHRDAIISHLNWVCIFLGFHSFGLYIHNDTMSALGRPQDMFSDTAIQLQPVFAQWIQNTHALAPGVTAPGETASTSLTWGGGELVAVGGKVALLPIPLGTADFLVHHIHAFTIHVTVLILLKGVLFARSSRLIPDKANLGFRFPCDGPGRGGTCQVSAWDHVFLGLFWMYNSISVVIFHFSWKMQSDVWGSISDQGVVTHITGGNFAQSSITINGWLRDFLWAQASQVIQSYGSSLSAYGLFFLGAHFVWAFSLMFLFSGRGYWQELIESIVWAHNKLKVAPATQPRALSIVQGRAVGVTHYLLGGIATTWAFFLARIIAVG; encoded by the coding sequence TATTCGTTCGCCGGAACCAGAAGTCAAAATTTTGGTAGATAGGGATCCCATAAAAACTTCTTTCGAGGAATGGGCTAAACCCGGTCATTTCTCAAGAACAATAGCTAAGGGACCTGATACTACCACTTGGATCTGGAACCTACATGCTGATGCTCACGATTTTGATAGTCATACCAGTGATTTGGAGGAAATCTCTCGAAAAGTATTTAGTGCCCATTTTGGCCAACTCTCTATCATCTTTCTTTGGCTGAGTGGCATGTATTTCCACGGTGCTCGTTTTTCCAATTATGAAGCATGGCTGAGTGATCCTACTCACATTGGACCTAGTGCTCAGGTGGTTTGGCCAATAGTGGGCCAAGAAATCCTGAATGGAGATGTGGGCGGAGGCTTCCGAGGAATACAAATAACCTCCGGCTTTTTTCAGCTTTGGCGAGCATCTGGAATAACTAGTGAATTACAACTTTATTGTACCGCAATTGGCGCATTGGTCTTCGCAGCCTTAATGCTTTTTGCTGGTTGGTTCCATTATCACAAAGCAGCTCCAAAATTGGCTTGGTTCCAAGATGTAGAATCTATGTTGAATCACCATTTAGCAGGGCTACTAGGACTTGGGTCCCTTTCGTGGGCAGGACATCAAGTACATGTATCTTTACCGATTAACCAATTTCTAAATGCTGGAGTAGATCCTAAAGAAATACCACTTCCTCATGAATTTATCTTGAATCGGGATCTTTTGGCTCAACTTTATCCAAGTTTTGCTGAAGGAGCAACCCCCTTTTTTACTTTGAATTGGTCAAAATACTCAGACTTTCTTACTTTTCGTGGTGGATTAGATCCAGTGACCGGGGGTCTATGGTTAACCGATACAGCACATCATCATTTAGCTATCGCAATTCTTTTCCTCATTGCGGGTCATATGTATAGGACCAACTGGGGTATTGGTCATGGTCTAAAAGATATTTTAGAGGCTCATAAAGGTCCATTTACAGGCCAAGGCCATAAAGGTCTATATGAAATTCTAACAACATCATGGCATGCTCAATTATCTCTTAACCTGGCTATGTTAGGCTCTTTAACTATTGTTGTAGCTCACCATATGTATTCCATGCCCCCTTATCCATATCTAGCTACTGACTATGCTACACAACTATCATTGTTCACACATCACATGTGGATTGGTGGATTTCTCATAGTTGGTGCTGCTGCGCATGCAGCCATTTTTATGGTAAGAGACTATGATCCAACTAATCGATACAACGATTTATTAGATCGTGTCCTGAGGCATCGCGATGCAATCATATCACACCTCAACTGGGTATGTATATTTCTAGGCTTCCACAGTTTTGGTTTGTATATTCATAATGATACCATGAGTGCTTTAGGGCGTCCACAAGATATGTTTTCAGATACTGCTATACAATTACAACCAGTCTTTGCTCAATGGATACAAAATACCCATGCTTTAGCACCTGGTGTAACAGCCCCTGGTGAAACAGCGAGCACCAGTTTGACTTGGGGGGGCGGTGAGTTAGTAGCAGTGGGTGGCAAAGTAGCTTTGCTACCTATTCCATTAGGAACGGCCGATTTTTTGGTACATCATATTCATGCATTTACAATTCATGTGACGGTATTGATACTGTTGAAAGGTGTTTTATTTGCTCGTAGCTCGCGGTTAATACCAGATAAAGCAAATCTTGGTTTTCGTTTCCCTTGTGATGGGCCTGGAAGAGGAGGAACATGTCAAGTATCTGCTTGGGATCATGTCTTCTTAGGACTATTCTGGATGTACAATTCTATTTCAGTAGTAATATTCCATTTCAGTTGGAAAATGCAGTCAGATGTTTGGGGTAGTATAAGCGATCAAGGGGTGGTAACTCATATTACTGGAGGAAACTTTGCACAGAGTTCCATTACTATTAATGGGTGGCTCCGCGATTTCTTATGGGCACAAGCATCTCAGGTAATTCAATCTTATGGTTCTTCGTTATCTGCATATGGTCTTTTTTTCCTAGGTGCTCATTTTGTATGGGCTTTCAGTTTAATGTTTCTATTCAGCGGGCGTGGTTATTGGCAAGAACTTATTGAATCCATTGTTTGGGCTCATAATAAATTAAAAGTTGCTCCTGCTACTCAGCCTAGAGCCTTGAGCATTGTACAAGGACGTGCTGTAGGAGTAACCCATTACCTTCTGGGTGGAATTGCCACAACATGGGCGTTCTTCTTAGCAAGAATTATTGCAGTAGGATAA